GAGCCCGCAGACCCCGCGAAGCCCTCCGCTGGCGCGCGCCCCGCGAAGCGCGCCGCCGGCGCGCGCCCCGGGACGCGCTCGGCGCGCGGGCCCGGTCGGCCGGCGGCGGGGAGCGACGCGCCCGACCTGCGCGCCGCGCTGCTCGACGCGGCGCGCGCCGAGTTCGGTGCGCGCAGCTTCGCGGCCGTCACGCTGCGCGGCGTCGCGCAGCGCGCGGGCACGACGGCCGCGATGGTCCACTACTACTTCGGCGACAAGCACGGCCTGTTCGGCGCGCTGCTCGAGTCGGCGCTGCAGAGCGTGCTCGCGCGCGCGAGCGCCGCGCTCGCGACGCGCGTGTCGCAGGGCGCGGGGCCGGCCTCCGTCGACGTGCTCCTCGACGTCGTCCACGACGCGCTCGGCGCGGCGCCCTGGATTCCGCAGATGATCGTGCGCGAGGTGTTCGGCGACGACGCGCCCTTCCGCGAGCGCTTCGTCGAGGGCTATGCGCGCCCGATGTCGCAGCTCGTGCGGCGTGCGCTCCGCGCGGAGGTCGCGGTCGGGCGGCTGCGCGACGACCTCGACGTCGACCTCGCGCTCGTCTCGCTGCTCGGGCTCGTCGCGTTCCCGTTCATCGCCAAGCCCGTGCTCGAGCGCGTGCTCGGCTTCGCCTACGACGGCGCGTTCCGCGCGCGCCTCGCCGCGCACACGAAACGCCTCTTCCTCGAAGGAGCGAAGGCGTGACGCGCGCGGTCCGGCGCGCGCCGTTCGCCGCGCGGCTCGCGCTCGCGCTCGCGCTCGCCGCGGCGTGCGGCGGCGAGGACGCGACCGTCGTCGGTACGCTCGAGCGCGACCGGCTCGAGCTCGTCGCCGAGGCGAACGAGCCGATCGTCGAGATCGCGGTCGAGGAGGGCGCGACCGTCGCGGAAGGGCAGCTCT
This genomic interval from Myxococcota bacterium contains the following:
- a CDS encoding TetR/AcrR family transcriptional regulator, translating into MTPPPPARPRSRSETPARRIRGAEPADPAKPSAGARPAKRAAGARPGTRSARGPGRPAAGSDAPDLRAALLDAARAEFGARSFAAVTLRGVAQRAGTTAAMVHYYFGDKHGLFGALLESALQSVLARASAALATRVSQGAGPASVDVLLDVVHDALGAAPWIPQMIVREVFGDDAPFRERFVEGYARPMSQLVRRALRAEVAVGRLRDDLDVDLALVSLLGLVAFPFIAKPVLERVLGFAYDGAFRARLAAHTKRLFLEGAKA